In Hydra vulgaris chromosome 06, alternate assembly HydraT2T_AEP, a genomic segment contains:
- the LOC100209588 gene encoding ras-related protein Rab-11B produces the protein MMGSGNEPYDFLYKVVLTGDSGVGKSCLLSRFTRDEFDAESKSTIGVEFATRTMNIAGKAIKVQVWDTAGQERYRAITNAYYRGACGALITYDISKLKTFINVERWLNELREHADPDIVVIMVGNKSDLKHLRAVNTEDAQEFADQHKMLFIETSALDCTNVEDAFNLTIRKLHEIQQSKIKTQVPHIIEKVDIQKKENAKGKQCC, from the exons ATGATGGGCTCTGGAAATGAACCGTATGATTTTTTGTACAAAGTTGTTTTGACAGGGGATTCAGGTGTGGGAAAATCATGCTTGCTGTCCCGTTTTACAAGAGACGAGTTTGATGCAGAATCAAAATCCACTATTGGTGTAGAGTTTGCTACAAGGACAATGAATATTGCTGGGAAAGCAATCAAAGTTCAA GTTTGGGATACTGCTGGTCAAGAGCGATACAGAGCTATTACTAACGCTTATTATCGTGGAGCCTGTGGCGCCCTCATCACTTACGATATatcaaaattgaaaacttttatcaatGTAGAAAGATGGTTGAATGAGCTACGTGAACATGCCGATCCAGATATCGTTGTCATCATGGTTGGTAATAAAAGTGATTTGAAGCATTTAAGAGCTGTTAACACTGAAGATGCTCAAGAATTTGCTGACCAGcacaaaatgttatttattgaaACATCAGCATTAGATTGCACAAACGTAGAGGACGCTTTTAATTTGACTATAAGAAAACTACATGAAATTCAGCAAAGCAAAATTAAGACTCAAGTTCCACATATTATCGAAAAAGTcgatattcaaaaaaaagagaACGCTAAAGGAAAGcaatgttgttaa
- the LOC100202784 gene encoding F-box only protein 42, translated as MENIEIEDISEDEHFSYFSELPDEIIIKIFSYLSPYTDIKHSKLVNRKWNRIISTNESHNKKMFYESLYNGNIKWQIHKQSSCNIIDTLVPGTWSGKTRRSKVQLPNINIPFPRFSHSAVVLGRYLYLFCGSTSESNFSSSTYNDLHRLDLSMRTWQKVKTEGLMPAPRECCSMVAYKQKSSKHLYRTLPYLGKLIIFGGWCQPPRNRVIIGPRFFDDTQIFHVHESRWQRLNLKCSPTSRAGHSASVIQDKMVLFGGSQRINRLNDVWVFCLVTLTWSCPPIQSKKPAERFGHSQFTLNDTTILIIGGCGGDANTLFGDVWLLNVTTWCWSQVKVNNAFSEAPDLWCHASVMINGDIITFSEEKECPYCKLPIQTYNVPRDPPLDSDVNCSCGRIRNGNLPSISRRHLQVYILNCKDVLNKSVCTWADYKYLSPSPLSRKLFTACTGINEVLLFGGLINDCVDSNKLDNCVMILSANM; from the exons ATGGAAAACATTGAAATAGAAGATATAAGTGAAGATGAACATTTTAGCTACTTTAGCGAACTTCCagatgaaataattataaaaatattttcatacttGTCACCATACACTGATATTAAACATTCAAAACTTGTAAATCGTAAATGGAATAGAATTATATCAACAAACGAGtcccacaataaaaaaatgttttacgaaAGTCTTTATAATGGAAACATAAAATGGCAAATACATAAGCAGTCTTCCTGTAACATAATAGATACTCTAGTACCAGGTACTTGGTCAGGAAAAACAAGACGATCAAAAGTGCAGTTGCCCAACATAAACATACCTTTCCCAAGATTCTCTCATTCTGCAGTTGTACTTGGTcggtatttgtatttattttgtgGTTCAACTTCAGaatcaaattttagttcaaGTACTTATAATGATTTGCATAGATTAGATTTATCAATGCGAACAtggcaaaaagttaaaacagaAGGATTAATGCCTGCTCCAAGAGAATGTTGTAGCATGGTAGCATACAAACAAAAATCTTCTAAACACCTTTATAGAACTTTACCTTATCTTGGAAAACTTATTATATTTGGCGGCTGGTGTCAACCTCCACGAAATAGAGTGATTATTGGTCCTAGATTTTTTGATGATACACAAATATTTCATGTGCATGAATCAAGATGGCAAAGACTAAACCTTAAATGCTCACCAACTTCAAGAGCTGGACATAGTGCATCAGTTATTCAAGATAAAATGGTATTGTTTGGTGGATCTCAAAGAATAAATAg ACTTAATGATGTATGGGTGTTTTGTTTGGTAACTCTCACATGGAGTTGTCCTCCGATTCAAAGTAAAAAGCCAGCAGAAAGATTTGGCCATTCTCAA TTCACATTAAATGATACCACAATACTTATCATTGGCGGATGTGGTGGTGATGCAAACACG TTATTTGGGGATGTATGGTTGTTAAATGTAACAACTTGGTGCTGGTCACAAGTTAAAGTAAACAATGCTTTTAGTGAAGCACCTGATTTGTGGTGCCATGCTTCAGTTATGATTAATGGCGATATAATAACATTTAGTGAAGAAAAAGAGTGTCCTTATTGCAAGCTTCCTATTCAAACCTATAATGTTCCAAGAGATCCTCCTTTAG atagtGATGTGAATTGCTCCTGTGGTCGTATTCGTAATGGAAATTTGCCTTCTATATCTAGACGTCATCTGCAAGTGTATATTCTTAATTGCAAGgatgtattaaataaatctgTATGCACATGGGCTGATTATAAGTACCTTTCTCCTTCACCATTGAGCAGAAAGTTATTTACAGCATGTACTGGTATTAATGAAGTATTACTGTTTGGTGGACTTATAAATGATTGTGTTGATTCAAACAAGCTAGACAACTGCGTAATGATTTTGTCTGCAAATATGTGA